In Girardinichthys multiradiatus isolate DD_20200921_A chromosome 18, DD_fGirMul_XY1, whole genome shotgun sequence, a single window of DNA contains:
- the ompa gene encoding olfactory marker protein a: MDKSSSEKLVLEFKEDTALTEMMRRRVSSLQKTGQKRQDGERLLLPFEAVHRLDFPVQELNFSRWYFSLLGHGRVTITGISQHWTPDLTNLMTRQLLEPIGTFWRNAEDHEESPLKCLEADMQEFGERIAELAKVRKVMYFLFAYKDGSTAANLSCTIEFIPEK; this comes from the exons ATGGACAAATCTTCCTCAGAGAAGTTGGTGCTCGAATTTAAGGAAGACACGGCTCTGACGGAG ATGATGCGTCGTCGCGTCTCATCTCTGCAAAAAACAGGGCAGAAGCGTCAGGATGGTGAGCGACTGCTTCTCCCCTTCGAGGCTGTGCATCGCCTGGACTTCCCCGTCCAAGAGCTAAATTTCTCCCGCTGGTACTTCTCCCTCTTAGGCCACGGCAGAGTCACCATCACCGGCATTTCCCAGCACTGGACCCCTGATCTCACCAACCTGATGACCCGTCAGCTTCTGGAACCGATTGGGACATTTTGGCGAAACGCTGAGGATCATGAGGAGTCGCCACTGAAGTGTCTCGAGGCAGACATGCAGGAGTTCGGGGAAAGGATTGCGGAGCTGGCTAAAGTGAGGAAGGTCATGTATTTCCTGTTTGCTTACAAGGATGGATCCACAGCAGCAAACCTCAGCTGCACGATTGAGTTCATACCCGAGAAATGA
- the rsf1a gene encoding remodeling and spacing factor 1 isoform X2: MAAPVVARSSGPPLCPSFAEVCSFLERYGTALDLPEMTFPQMERYLRDTTAVPKPLVELHVKLLRKLGRSVTTDRWEKYLAKVCQELNSTWAWELEQKGYQEMSMECKSSILKYLCECQFDDNLKFKMVVNDEDPEKMRLQPIGRDQQGLMYWLQLDQEQNIRLYTEEQDDLDGSTWKCIVKTRNDLAEALELLKAQIESNQCQDQDQNQNQAGSHSTSPAEKDTANEDFGVKNTNPPKTFAEQTDKKANPVTEKKQIKQVIKEEEEIKQENTESKMEEKMDRKLAAFDNRVSTITAIKSEHRDPDGPKNAVSVLISPSVSLIKMNPEDEAKRTAVRCNQQAKIPLKKRDLKLAGCFHTNHLNNTNSSSIIVCNPSLVNSKDCRGRDGKVLNSLAPQGSPGSSLQQQQPVVIVSRQELTNGGASHLPPREGHNGVIGQVGVVSHVGVIRSPPELHRALGAEHREENGPMSEPSGLRAAEEGNEVSRQSVLVKKRQPDQETTPAPSTLPLHATPPFTSLKMEVIERKVESVSFSSLNTTETSRQMGEDQNTKTTEKMDEGRTTDHNSGQQEEGDPEESRKESSGVISPQKADKLNKKDQQGQGVNGGLVSVVKLKKIGFVSEQKRLPLEEASSELQKEGIRLKIKIPPHRRNKLRRKEGKEEIKNREQEVEKDGRPLRRSARICRPSSKVTESQRKKSQKQETPPASMREGEEADEEEDDEEQSSPLTKNQKQEPSGKFSKRRGKRRHGRPRWTNVRPKRHKPNEEGDEEDKGKKRGEEEEKEGSASEEELCKSKEIPAEDACTHCGLPNHPELILLCDLCDRGYHTACLRPPLMLIPDGEWFCPPCQHKMLCEKLEEQLQNLDSALKKKERAERRRERLVYVGISVENIIPEGDGEEGGEEEEEEEEEEKSAKKKDPKKTKTLGRRSTRTRKHISYRFDDFDDAIDEAIEEDFRDLCSGAETGKEIPTVLSEVVKENQRPIRSQTRAVRNKKKRRLNDLESDSTAIESEEEFMLSNSSEEEEFGASGGDDDEEDAGSEGGGSWDKGARPKRGLRGVPKYKPRRAQRRGRKRRRRRSSEEESDIGMDSDRFSDMTDSDTDKKRRGLRRGQRQQVNYRETSESSDNSRTSTKKEQVKRRGRPRKEHFSSDYSDVSAYSRDSEEDDDYDEEEADGRRRVDRRRRRREEAEVRSSRTKERRRRYKEEGRMRLKTRQLGKDDVGRRSSARTDREEEDPERMGRGKRREILLQQRRRRLAQMLKKRRPSTDDEDESESDDSQSSSGDDRPIRKRLNRIDSDDEEDEKHSDSDDEADEDKGQKIISKRSSGAVQRADNKNDGGAQEKGRGRSLSPSNRHQTCRDPPKPGTGSPAVRRDSAGSGRQESHNGPMHLSGEDEDEEGQSDSLNSVQNSPKS, encoded by the exons TTCCGAAACCCTTGGTGGAGCTCCATGTGAAGCTGCTCAGAAAACTGGGGAGGTCTGTAACCACCGACCGCTGGGAAAAATACCTGGCAAAG GTTTGCCAGGAGCTGAACAGCACATGGGCCTGGGAGTTGGAACAAAAGGGTTACCAGGAGATGTCAATGGAGTGCAAGTCAAGCATACTCAAG TATCTGTGTGAGTGCCAGTTTGATGACAACCTGAAGTTCAAGATGGTGGTCAACGATGAGGACCCAGAGAAGATGCGTCTGCAGCCTATTGGTCGGGACCAGCAGGGCTTGATGTACTGGCTCCAGCTAGACCAGGAGCAGAACATCCGGCTCTATACAGAGGAGCAGGATGATCTGGATGGATCCACGTGGAAGTGTATTGTCAAGACCCGTAATGACCTAGCTGAAGCTCTGGAACTGCTGAAGGCTCAGATTGAGTCTAATCAGTGTCAGGATCAGGACCAAAACCAGAATCAGGCAGGATCCCACAGCACCAGCCCTGCAGAGAAAGACACAG CTAATGAAGACTTTGGAGTCAAGAATACCAACCCGCCCAAAACATTTGCGGAACAAACTGATAAGAAGGCCAATCCTGtcacagaaaagaaacaaataaagcaaG TaataaaggaggaggaggagataaaGCAGGAAAACACTGAATCCAAGATGGAAGAGAAGATGGATCGTAAACTGGCTGCATTTGATAACCGCGTGAGCACGATCACCGCCATTAAATCGGAACACAGAGACCCTGATGGACCTAAAAATGCTGTATCGGTTCTTATCTCACCTAGTGTGAGTTTGATAAAGATGAACCCAGAAGATGAAGCAAAGAGGACCGCAGTCAGATGCAACCAGCAGGCCAAGATACCCCTGAAGAAGAGGGATCTTAAGCTTGCAGGCTGCTTCCACACCAACCACCTTAAcaacaccaacagcagcagtaTTATTGTCTGTAATCCCTCATTGGTCAACAGTAAAGACTGTCGGGGAAGAGATGGGAAGGTACTGAACTCATTAGCACCCCAAGGAAGTCCAGGATcttctctgcagcagcagcagccggTTGTCATTGTATCAAGGCAGGAACTGACCAATGGTGGAGCTTCTCATCTGCCTCCCAGAGAGGGTCATAATGGGGTTATTGGTCAGGTTGGAGTTGTCAGTCATGTCGGCGTCATCCGCAGTCCACCTGAGCTTCACAGAGCTCTGGGTGCTGAGCACCGAGAGGAAAACGGGCCAATGTCAGAACCCTCTGGGTTGAGGGCTGCAGAGGAAGGTAACGAAGTGAGCAGGCAGTCAGTCCTGGTTAAAAAGAGACAACCTGATCAGGAGACGACACCAGCTCCCTCCACTCTTCCTCTTCATGCAACACCACCATTCACATCCCTGAAAATGGAAGTTATAGAGAGGAAAGTGGAATCTGTTAGTTTCTCCTCTCTGAACACCACAGAGACCAGTAGACAGATGGGGGAAGACCAGAACaccaaaacaacagaaaagatGGACGAGGGGAGGACCACTGATCATAACAGCGGTCAACAGGAAGAAGGTGATCCGGAGGAGAGCAGAAAAGAATCAAGCGGTGTCATCTCACCTCAGAAAGCAGACAAGCTGAATAAAAAGGACCAACAGGGACAAGGGGTCAATGGTGGACTGGTCAGTgtagttaagctgaagaagattGGATTTGTATCAGAACAGAAAAGGCTTCCCCTGGAGGAAGCATCTTCTGAGCTCCAGAAAGAAGGAATCAGGCTGAAGATCAAGATCCCACCCCACCGGAGAAACAAGTTacggagaaaagaaggaaaggaGGAGATTAAAAACAGAGAGCAGGAAGTGGAGAAAGACGGGAGGCCACTGAGGAGATCTGCAAGGATATGCAG GCCAAGCTCGAAGGTGACAGAGAGCCAGagaaagaaatcacaaaaacaaGAGACGCCACCTGCCAGTATGAGGGAAGGTGAGGAGGCGGACGAGGAAGAAGATGATGAGGAGCAAAGCTCTCCTTTGACAAAGAACCAAAAACAAGAACCTTCTGGAAAATTTAGCAAACGAAGG ggTAAACGAAGGCACGGGCGACCCCGATGGACCAACGTTCGCCCGAAGAGACATAAACCAAACGAGGAGGGGGACGAAGAGGACAAGGGGAAGAAacgaggagaggaggaggagaaagaaggAAGTGCCTCAGAGGAGGAATTATGTAAATCCAAGGAGATTCCCGCTGAGGATGCCTGCACTCACTGTGGCCTTCCCAATCACCCAGAATTG ATCCTGCTGTGTGACCTGTGTGACAGAGGGTACCACACCGCCTGTCTGCGGCCGCCGCTCATGCTGATCCCAGACGGAGAATGGTTCTGTCCACCTTGCCAACat AAGATGCTGTGTGAGAAACTGGAGGAGCAGCTACAGAACCTGGACAGCGCGCTGAAGAAAAAAGAACGGGCAGAGAGGAG GAGGGAACGGCTGGTGTATGTGGGGATCAGTGTGGAGAACATCATTCCT GAGGGAGATGGGGAGGAAGgcggggaggaggaggaggaggaggaggaggaggagaagtcTGCGAAGAAAAAAGATCCCAAAAAGACCAAAACTCTGGGGAGGAGATCAACCAGAACCAGAAAACACATCAGCTACAG GTTTGATGATTTTGATGATGCCATTGATGAGGCTATAGAGGAGGACTTCAGGGACCTCTGCAGTG GAGCAGAAACGGGCAAAGAAATCCCCACCGTTCTATCAGAAGTCGTAAAGGAAAACCAGCGGCCTATCAGATCCCAGACCCGTGCAGTCAGGAACAAGAAGAAACGGAGGCTGAACGACCTGGAGAGCGACAGCACGGCAATAGAGAGCGAAGAAGAGTTTATGCTGAGTAACAG CTCGGAAGAAGAAGAATTTGGTGCGTCGGGTGGcgatgatgatgaggaggatgCAGGCAGCGAAGGCGGCGGCAGCTGGGACAAAGGAGCACGTCCCAAACGGGGTTTGAGAGGGGTGCCTAAATACAAACCCAGGAGGGCCCAACGCAGGGGCAGAAAACGGCGGCGGAGACGGTCCAGCGAGGAGGAGAGTGATATAGGGATGG ATTCTGATCGGTTCAGTGACATGACGGACAGCGACACGGACAAGAAGAGGCGTGGTCTCAGGCGGGGCCAGCGCCAGCAGGTGAACTACCGTGAAACATCAGAGTCATCAGACAACTCCAGGACCTCCACCAAAAAGGAGCAGGTGAAACGACGCGGCAGACCACGCAAGGAGCATTTTTCAAGCGACTACAGCGACG TGTCAGCTTATTCGAGAGATTCTGAAGAGGATGATGATTATGATGAGGAGGAGGCAGATGGCCGGAGGAGAGTGgacaggagaagaagaagaagagaggaGGCAGAAGTCCGGAGTAGCAGGACAAAAGAGAGGCGGAGAAGATATAAGGAAGAAGGAAGAATGCGGTTGAAGACGAGGCAGCTGGGGAAGGATGATGTTGGGAGGAGATCATCAGCGAGGACggacagagaggaagaggatCCGGAGAGGATGGGCAGAGGGAAGAGGAGGGAGATTCTCTTGCAGCAGCGGCGCAGACGTCTCGCTCAGATGCTCAAGAAACGGCGACCTTCGACTGACGATGAGGATGAGTCAGAGTCAGACGATTCACAATCTTCATCAGGGGATGATCGTCCAATCCGCAAAAGACTCAATCGCATCGACTCTGATGACGAGGAGGATGAGAAACACAGCGATTCGGATGACGAAGCAGATGAGGATAAAGGGCAAAAGATAATAAGTAAAAGGTCCTCGGGGGCGGTGCAGAGAGCTGACAACAAGAACGATGGTGGCGCTCAGGAAAAAGGGAGGGGACGCAGCCTGTCTCCATCAAACAGACATCAGACCTGCAGAGACCCTCCAAAGCCTGGGACTGGAAGTCCAGCTGTGCGCAGGGACAGTGCAGGCTCAGGCAGACAGGAGAGCCATAATGGGCCCATGCATCTATCCGGagaggatgaagatgaggaaGGCCAGTCGGACTCATTAAACTCTGTCCAGAACAGCCCGAAGTCATGA
- the rsf1a gene encoding remodeling and spacing factor 1 isoform X1 produces MAAPVVARSSGPPLCPSFAEVCSFLERYGTALDLPEMTFPQMERYLRDTTAVPKPLVELHVKLLRKLGRSVTTDRWEKYLAKVCQELNSTWAWELEQKGYQEMSMECKSSILKYLCECQFDDNLKFKMVVNDEDPEKMRLQPIGRDQQGLMYWLQLDQEQNIRLYTEEQDDLDGSTWKCIVKTRNDLAEALELLKAQIESNQCQDQDQNQNQAGSHSTSPAEKDTANEDFGVKNTNPPKTFAEQTDKKANPVTEKKQIKQVIKEEEEIKQENTESKMEEKMDRKLAAFDNRVSTITAIKSEHRDPDGPKNAVSVLISPSVSLIKMNPEDEAKRTAVRCNQQAKIPLKKRDLKLAGCFHTNHLNNTNSSSIIVCNPSLVNSKDCRGRDGKVLNSLAPQGSPGSSLQQQQPVVIVSRQELTNGGASHLPPREGHNGVIGQVGVVSHVGVIRSPPELHRALGAEHREENGPMSEPSGLRAAEEGNEVSRQSVLVKKRQPDQETTPAPSTLPLHATPPFTSLKMEVIERKVESVSFSSLNTTETSRQMGEDQNTKTTEKMDEGRTTDHNSGQQEEGDPEESRKESSGVISPQKADKLNKKDQQGQGVNGGLVSVVKLKKIGFVSEQKRLPLEEASSELQKEGIRLKIKIPPHRRNKLRRKEGKEEIKNREQEVEKDGRPLRRSARICRSSALPNCRPSSKVTESQRKKSQKQETPPASMREGEEADEEEDDEEQSSPLTKNQKQEPSGKFSKRRGKRRHGRPRWTNVRPKRHKPNEEGDEEDKGKKRGEEEEKEGSASEEELCKSKEIPAEDACTHCGLPNHPELILLCDLCDRGYHTACLRPPLMLIPDGEWFCPPCQHKMLCEKLEEQLQNLDSALKKKERAERRRERLVYVGISVENIIPEGDGEEGGEEEEEEEEEEKSAKKKDPKKTKTLGRRSTRTRKHISYRFDDFDDAIDEAIEEDFRDLCSGAETGKEIPTVLSEVVKENQRPIRSQTRAVRNKKKRRLNDLESDSTAIESEEEFMLSNSSEEEEFGASGGDDDEEDAGSEGGGSWDKGARPKRGLRGVPKYKPRRAQRRGRKRRRRRSSEEESDIGMDSDRFSDMTDSDTDKKRRGLRRGQRQQVNYRETSESSDNSRTSTKKEQVKRRGRPRKEHFSSDYSDVSAYSRDSEEDDDYDEEEADGRRRVDRRRRRREEAEVRSSRTKERRRRYKEEGRMRLKTRQLGKDDVGRRSSARTDREEEDPERMGRGKRREILLQQRRRRLAQMLKKRRPSTDDEDESESDDSQSSSGDDRPIRKRLNRIDSDDEEDEKHSDSDDEADEDKGQKIISKRSSGAVQRADNKNDGGAQEKGRGRSLSPSNRHQTCRDPPKPGTGSPAVRRDSAGSGRQESHNGPMHLSGEDEDEEGQSDSLNSVQNSPKS; encoded by the exons TTCCGAAACCCTTGGTGGAGCTCCATGTGAAGCTGCTCAGAAAACTGGGGAGGTCTGTAACCACCGACCGCTGGGAAAAATACCTGGCAAAG GTTTGCCAGGAGCTGAACAGCACATGGGCCTGGGAGTTGGAACAAAAGGGTTACCAGGAGATGTCAATGGAGTGCAAGTCAAGCATACTCAAG TATCTGTGTGAGTGCCAGTTTGATGACAACCTGAAGTTCAAGATGGTGGTCAACGATGAGGACCCAGAGAAGATGCGTCTGCAGCCTATTGGTCGGGACCAGCAGGGCTTGATGTACTGGCTCCAGCTAGACCAGGAGCAGAACATCCGGCTCTATACAGAGGAGCAGGATGATCTGGATGGATCCACGTGGAAGTGTATTGTCAAGACCCGTAATGACCTAGCTGAAGCTCTGGAACTGCTGAAGGCTCAGATTGAGTCTAATCAGTGTCAGGATCAGGACCAAAACCAGAATCAGGCAGGATCCCACAGCACCAGCCCTGCAGAGAAAGACACAG CTAATGAAGACTTTGGAGTCAAGAATACCAACCCGCCCAAAACATTTGCGGAACAAACTGATAAGAAGGCCAATCCTGtcacagaaaagaaacaaataaagcaaG TaataaaggaggaggaggagataaaGCAGGAAAACACTGAATCCAAGATGGAAGAGAAGATGGATCGTAAACTGGCTGCATTTGATAACCGCGTGAGCACGATCACCGCCATTAAATCGGAACACAGAGACCCTGATGGACCTAAAAATGCTGTATCGGTTCTTATCTCACCTAGTGTGAGTTTGATAAAGATGAACCCAGAAGATGAAGCAAAGAGGACCGCAGTCAGATGCAACCAGCAGGCCAAGATACCCCTGAAGAAGAGGGATCTTAAGCTTGCAGGCTGCTTCCACACCAACCACCTTAAcaacaccaacagcagcagtaTTATTGTCTGTAATCCCTCATTGGTCAACAGTAAAGACTGTCGGGGAAGAGATGGGAAGGTACTGAACTCATTAGCACCCCAAGGAAGTCCAGGATcttctctgcagcagcagcagccggTTGTCATTGTATCAAGGCAGGAACTGACCAATGGTGGAGCTTCTCATCTGCCTCCCAGAGAGGGTCATAATGGGGTTATTGGTCAGGTTGGAGTTGTCAGTCATGTCGGCGTCATCCGCAGTCCACCTGAGCTTCACAGAGCTCTGGGTGCTGAGCACCGAGAGGAAAACGGGCCAATGTCAGAACCCTCTGGGTTGAGGGCTGCAGAGGAAGGTAACGAAGTGAGCAGGCAGTCAGTCCTGGTTAAAAAGAGACAACCTGATCAGGAGACGACACCAGCTCCCTCCACTCTTCCTCTTCATGCAACACCACCATTCACATCCCTGAAAATGGAAGTTATAGAGAGGAAAGTGGAATCTGTTAGTTTCTCCTCTCTGAACACCACAGAGACCAGTAGACAGATGGGGGAAGACCAGAACaccaaaacaacagaaaagatGGACGAGGGGAGGACCACTGATCATAACAGCGGTCAACAGGAAGAAGGTGATCCGGAGGAGAGCAGAAAAGAATCAAGCGGTGTCATCTCACCTCAGAAAGCAGACAAGCTGAATAAAAAGGACCAACAGGGACAAGGGGTCAATGGTGGACTGGTCAGTgtagttaagctgaagaagattGGATTTGTATCAGAACAGAAAAGGCTTCCCCTGGAGGAAGCATCTTCTGAGCTCCAGAAAGAAGGAATCAGGCTGAAGATCAAGATCCCACCCCACCGGAGAAACAAGTTacggagaaaagaaggaaaggaGGAGATTAAAAACAGAGAGCAGGAAGTGGAGAAAGACGGGAGGCCACTGAGGAGATCTGCAAGGATATGCAG ATCATCTGCTTTGCCAAACTGCAGGCCAAGCTCGAAGGTGACAGAGAGCCAGagaaagaaatcacaaaaacaaGAGACGCCACCTGCCAGTATGAGGGAAGGTGAGGAGGCGGACGAGGAAGAAGATGATGAGGAGCAAAGCTCTCCTTTGACAAAGAACCAAAAACAAGAACCTTCTGGAAAATTTAGCAAACGAAGG ggTAAACGAAGGCACGGGCGACCCCGATGGACCAACGTTCGCCCGAAGAGACATAAACCAAACGAGGAGGGGGACGAAGAGGACAAGGGGAAGAAacgaggagaggaggaggagaaagaaggAAGTGCCTCAGAGGAGGAATTATGTAAATCCAAGGAGATTCCCGCTGAGGATGCCTGCACTCACTGTGGCCTTCCCAATCACCCAGAATTG ATCCTGCTGTGTGACCTGTGTGACAGAGGGTACCACACCGCCTGTCTGCGGCCGCCGCTCATGCTGATCCCAGACGGAGAATGGTTCTGTCCACCTTGCCAACat AAGATGCTGTGTGAGAAACTGGAGGAGCAGCTACAGAACCTGGACAGCGCGCTGAAGAAAAAAGAACGGGCAGAGAGGAG GAGGGAACGGCTGGTGTATGTGGGGATCAGTGTGGAGAACATCATTCCT GAGGGAGATGGGGAGGAAGgcggggaggaggaggaggaggaggaggaggaggagaagtcTGCGAAGAAAAAAGATCCCAAAAAGACCAAAACTCTGGGGAGGAGATCAACCAGAACCAGAAAACACATCAGCTACAG GTTTGATGATTTTGATGATGCCATTGATGAGGCTATAGAGGAGGACTTCAGGGACCTCTGCAGTG GAGCAGAAACGGGCAAAGAAATCCCCACCGTTCTATCAGAAGTCGTAAAGGAAAACCAGCGGCCTATCAGATCCCAGACCCGTGCAGTCAGGAACAAGAAGAAACGGAGGCTGAACGACCTGGAGAGCGACAGCACGGCAATAGAGAGCGAAGAAGAGTTTATGCTGAGTAACAG CTCGGAAGAAGAAGAATTTGGTGCGTCGGGTGGcgatgatgatgaggaggatgCAGGCAGCGAAGGCGGCGGCAGCTGGGACAAAGGAGCACGTCCCAAACGGGGTTTGAGAGGGGTGCCTAAATACAAACCCAGGAGGGCCCAACGCAGGGGCAGAAAACGGCGGCGGAGACGGTCCAGCGAGGAGGAGAGTGATATAGGGATGG ATTCTGATCGGTTCAGTGACATGACGGACAGCGACACGGACAAGAAGAGGCGTGGTCTCAGGCGGGGCCAGCGCCAGCAGGTGAACTACCGTGAAACATCAGAGTCATCAGACAACTCCAGGACCTCCACCAAAAAGGAGCAGGTGAAACGACGCGGCAGACCACGCAAGGAGCATTTTTCAAGCGACTACAGCGACG TGTCAGCTTATTCGAGAGATTCTGAAGAGGATGATGATTATGATGAGGAGGAGGCAGATGGCCGGAGGAGAGTGgacaggagaagaagaagaagagaggaGGCAGAAGTCCGGAGTAGCAGGACAAAAGAGAGGCGGAGAAGATATAAGGAAGAAGGAAGAATGCGGTTGAAGACGAGGCAGCTGGGGAAGGATGATGTTGGGAGGAGATCATCAGCGAGGACggacagagaggaagaggatCCGGAGAGGATGGGCAGAGGGAAGAGGAGGGAGATTCTCTTGCAGCAGCGGCGCAGACGTCTCGCTCAGATGCTCAAGAAACGGCGACCTTCGACTGACGATGAGGATGAGTCAGAGTCAGACGATTCACAATCTTCATCAGGGGATGATCGTCCAATCCGCAAAAGACTCAATCGCATCGACTCTGATGACGAGGAGGATGAGAAACACAGCGATTCGGATGACGAAGCAGATGAGGATAAAGGGCAAAAGATAATAAGTAAAAGGTCCTCGGGGGCGGTGCAGAGAGCTGACAACAAGAACGATGGTGGCGCTCAGGAAAAAGGGAGGGGACGCAGCCTGTCTCCATCAAACAGACATCAGACCTGCAGAGACCCTCCAAAGCCTGGGACTGGAAGTCCAGCTGTGCGCAGGGACAGTGCAGGCTCAGGCAGACAGGAGAGCCATAATGGGCCCATGCATCTATCCGGagaggatgaagatgaggaaGGCCAGTCGGACTCATTAAACTCTGTCCAGAACAGCCCGAAGTCATGA